From a region of the Rhipicephalus microplus isolate Deutch F79 chromosome X, USDA_Rmic, whole genome shotgun sequence genome:
- the LOC142774968 gene encoding uncharacterized protein LOC142774968 isoform X2: MSTRCLLCWPFWQFRRLYRKRRPRRLSSSLFLRASVTTLTDDVFDFTVHCSPMLKEAPHGEGSEQTMPLLLRILRIQLGIRQQQREVLQEVRQLKHKVRLLSVPQHAQPAKRPSDLPRLPAGTIGEVEAAEAAVQSKAVAAALRKHLLQIGGRGLRKIGVNAMKAVLAHDVQVLYSLHGRKGKRAFVNLRLCRLVTDVICQKAGCDQAEALNFIKSWLPGSGDRCGGRKRRFREEFVVEQPDDPHSQSADYRLLAAAGFLPSHSSQGLDSTTVTVPPTQPDLQ, from the exons atgtcaacccgatgccttttgtgttggccgttctggcagttccgccgactttataggaagagacgaccccgtcgcttgtcctcttctcttttccttcgggcatcagtgacaacattgacggacgacgtgttcgacttcaccgtgcac tgctctccaatgCTCAAGGaagcaccgcacggggaaggctcggagcaaaccatgc ctctattgctacggatcctgcggatccaacttggcatccggcagcaacaaagagaggttctgcaggaggtgcgacagctgaagcacaaggtacggctcttgtccgtgcctcagcacgcccagccagcaaagcgcccctctgaccttccccggctgcctgctggtacaattggagaagtggaggcagcagaggcagctgtgcagagtaaagctgtggctgcggctttg cgcaagcacctcctgcagattgggggacgtggcctccgaaaaattggtgtgaatgccatgaaggctgtattggcacatgacgtgcaagtgctgtacagccttcatggcagaaaagggaaaagggcctttgtgaacctgaggctctgtagattagtgacag atgtcatctgccaaaaagctgggtgcgaccaggcggaggccctcaactttattaagagttggctgccagggtctggtgatcgctgtgggggcaggaagcggcgcttcagagaagaatttgttgtggagcagcccgatgatccccactctcagagtgcagattatcggctgctcgcggcagctggcttcctgcccagccacagcagccagggccttgacagcaccactgtcactgtgcccccaacgcaacctgacctgcagtag
- the LOC142774968 gene encoding uncharacterized protein LOC142774968 isoform X5, producing MSTRCLLCWPFWQFRRLYRKRRPRRLSSSLFLRASVTTLTDDVFDFTVHVSKAVQCSPMLKEAPHGEGSEQTMPLLLRILRIQLGIRQQQREVLQEVRQLKHKMSSAKKLGATRRRPSTLLRVGCQGLVIAVGAGSGASEKNLLWSSPMIPTLRVQIIGCSRQLASCPATAARALTAPLSLCPQRNLTCSRAGLF from the exons atgtcaacccgatgccttttgtgttggccgttctggcagttccgccgactttataggaagagacgaccccgtcgcttgtcctcttctcttttccttcgggcatcagtgacaacattgacggacgacgtgttcgacttcaccgtgcacgtgagtaaag ctgtacagtgctctccaatgCTCAAGGaagcaccgcacggggaaggctcggagcaaaccatgc ctctattgctacggatcctgcggatccaacttggcatccggcagcaacaaagagaggttctgcaggaggtgcgacagctgaagcacaag atgtcatctgccaaaaagctgggtgcgaccaggcggaggccctcaactttattaagagttggctgccagggtctggtgatcgctgtgggggcaggaagcggcgcttcagagaagaatttgttgtggagcagcccgatgatccccactctcagagtgcagattatcggctgctcgcggcagctggcttcctgcccagccacagcagccagggccttgacagcaccactgtcactgtgcccccaacgcaacctgacctgcagtagagcgggccttttttag
- the LOC142774968 gene encoding uncharacterized protein LOC142774968 isoform X3 — translation MSTRCLLCWPFWQFRRLYRKRRPRRLSSSLFLRASVTTLTDDVFDFTVHVSKAVQCSPMLKEAPHGEGSEQTMPLLLRILRIQLGIRQQQREVLQEVRQLKHKRKHLLQIGGRGLRKIGVNAMKAVLAHDVQVLYSLHGRKGKRAFVNLRLCRLVTDVICQKAGCDQAEALNFIKSWLPGSGDRCGGRKRRFREEFVVEQPDDPHSQSADYRLLAAAGFLPSHSSQGLDSTTVTVPPTQPDLQ, via the exons atgtcaacccgatgccttttgtgttggccgttctggcagttccgccgactttataggaagagacgaccccgtcgcttgtcctcttctcttttccttcgggcatcagtgacaacattgacggacgacgtgttcgacttcaccgtgcacgtgagtaaag ctgtacagtgctctccaatgCTCAAGGaagcaccgcacggggaaggctcggagcaaaccatgc ctctattgctacggatcctgcggatccaacttggcatccggcagcaacaaagagaggttctgcaggaggtgcgacagctgaagcacaag cgcaagcacctcctgcagattgggggacgtggcctccgaaaaattggtgtgaatgccatgaaggctgtattggcacatgacgtgcaagtgctgtacagccttcatggcagaaaagggaaaagggcctttgtgaacctgaggctctgtagattagtgacag atgtcatctgccaaaaagctgggtgcgaccaggcggaggccctcaactttattaagagttggctgccagggtctggtgatcgctgtgggggcaggaagcggcgcttcagagaagaatttgttgtggagcagcccgatgatccccactctcagagtgcagattatcggctgctcgcggcagctggcttcctgcccagccacagcagccagggccttgacagcaccactgtcactgtgcccccaacgcaacctgacctgcagtag
- the LOC142774968 gene encoding uncharacterized protein LOC142774968 isoform X4 translates to MLKEAPHGEGSEQTMPLLLRILRIQLGIRQQQREVLQEVRQLKHKVRLLSVPQHAQPAKRPSDLPRLPAGTIGEVEAAEAAVQSKAVAAALRKHLLQIGGRGLRKIGVNAMKAVLAHDVQVLYSLHGRKGKRAFVNLRLCRLVTDVICQKAGCDQAEALNFIKSWLPGSGDRCGGRKRRFREEFVVEQPDDPHSQSADYRLLAAAGFLPSHSSQGLDSTTVTVPPTQPDLQ, encoded by the exons atgCTCAAGGaagcaccgcacggggaaggctcggagcaaaccatgc ctctattgctacggatcctgcggatccaacttggcatccggcagcaacaaagagaggttctgcaggaggtgcgacagctgaagcacaaggtacggctcttgtccgtgcctcagcacgcccagccagcaaagcgcccctctgaccttccccggctgcctgctggtacaattggagaagtggaggcagcagaggcagctgtgcagagtaaagctgtggctgcggctttg cgcaagcacctcctgcagattgggggacgtggcctccgaaaaattggtgtgaatgccatgaaggctgtattggcacatgacgtgcaagtgctgtacagccttcatggcagaaaagggaaaagggcctttgtgaacctgaggctctgtagattagtgacag atgtcatctgccaaaaagctgggtgcgaccaggcggaggccctcaactttattaagagttggctgccagggtctggtgatcgctgtgggggcaggaagcggcgcttcagagaagaatttgttgtggagcagcccgatgatccccactctcagagtgcagattatcggctgctcgcggcagctggcttcctgcccagccacagcagccagggccttgacagcaccactgtcactgtgcccccaacgcaacctgacctgcagtag
- the LOC142774968 gene encoding uncharacterized protein LOC142774968 isoform X1, with the protein MSTRCLLCWPFWQFRRLYRKRRPRRLSSSLFLRASVTTLTDDVFDFTVHVSKAVQCSPMLKEAPHGEGSEQTMPLLLRILRIQLGIRQQQREVLQEVRQLKHKVRLLSVPQHAQPAKRPSDLPRLPAGTIGEVEAAEAAVQSKAVAAALRKHLLQIGGRGLRKIGVNAMKAVLAHDVQVLYSLHGRKGKRAFVNLRLCRLVTDVICQKAGCDQAEALNFIKSWLPGSGDRCGGRKRRFREEFVVEQPDDPHSQSADYRLLAAAGFLPSHSSQGLDSTTVTVPPTQPDLQ; encoded by the exons atgtcaacccgatgccttttgtgttggccgttctggcagttccgccgactttataggaagagacgaccccgtcgcttgtcctcttctcttttccttcgggcatcagtgacaacattgacggacgacgtgttcgacttcaccgtgcacgtgagtaaag ctgtacagtgctctccaatgCTCAAGGaagcaccgcacggggaaggctcggagcaaaccatgc ctctattgctacggatcctgcggatccaacttggcatccggcagcaacaaagagaggttctgcaggaggtgcgacagctgaagcacaaggtacggctcttgtccgtgcctcagcacgcccagccagcaaagcgcccctctgaccttccccggctgcctgctggtacaattggagaagtggaggcagcagaggcagctgtgcagagtaaagctgtggctgcggctttg cgcaagcacctcctgcagattgggggacgtggcctccgaaaaattggtgtgaatgccatgaaggctgtattggcacatgacgtgcaagtgctgtacagccttcatggcagaaaagggaaaagggcctttgtgaacctgaggctctgtagattagtgacag atgtcatctgccaaaaagctgggtgcgaccaggcggaggccctcaactttattaagagttggctgccagggtctggtgatcgctgtgggggcaggaagcggcgcttcagagaagaatttgttgtggagcagcccgatgatccccactctcagagtgcagattatcggctgctcgcggcagctggcttcctgcccagccacagcagccagggccttgacagcaccactgtcactgtgcccccaacgcaacctgacctgcagtag